The DNA window GATGCCGTGGTTAATTCAGAGTTCTGCGATGGTTTTCGAGACAATGTAAACGGTTTGATCCCAAACCACAAACTGAATGTAAATCTACACATTGAGGCACGGCTAAAGCCCCCGCGTTCACAATGCCCTCAGAAGTTGCTAGAGCTTAATATGTGTTGTATATTATGTGATTATTTCCAATCCACTTTCAAATGTTGTAAgatatgcatatgtgtgtgtgtgtgtacatctgttTATACATGAAAATGCATACACAGTGACAGGCATGTGTGCTTGTCATGCCTGTGATGcatatttatagatatattATAAAAATCCATTTTATTCCCATATTTAGTAAAAGTATGATGTTTTATGCTGTCTGCACATGTTAGTCCTTATTCCTCTCCTCAGTCACAGCACACAGTTAGACAGGGCTGGAGGCAAAGTCTCCCACAAGTGCCatttcccatcatccttcactgAACTACACCTCGAAAAGCCACCGCACTCTGGTGTCTGACAGTAGCAGCCATGATTGTAGTCAACGTTAGATTACTACGGTGACCCACAGCTCCTTTCATTTACGATTCACATGTGCTAAACATTTTACGCCCTCATAAGATGGAGGCAACATTAAATCTGCATGAGCCGCCTTTGCTCCGAGTATTCTGAGCCAAAACATTGGCTTCTTTGGAAATCATGAGGTCTGCAACGTGATACCAAAAATAAGAGCGTGAAGCAAAACTCAACCTGAGACAACAAAAAGGCACTGAACACGGTTATTACCAATtatattgtttcaaatgaaaaatgagccAATACTACTCACTAAAATGGGTAACTATGACTGGGAAGCATGTAAAATTAAGAAACTATATAAAACAAATTCGCTTTCAAATCTTAGTCCTGCTGTTTTGATTCCAGATGTCCTGCAAAAGACTGACTCACAGCTGGAACCACTGGTGTCCAGCAATTGGCCAATTCTGCCAACATCtgtgcttttttatttccacagttTAACCACCACATGTCCTTTGACAAGCAGCTAAACGTGTCTTTAAACCCAACGAAGACGCATAAGACATGCAATGTTTCTGTTCGGATCCTGGTTTAAACTCCCAAACTGGTTAACATTCATTCAAAATCAAAGTGTTTTACTTAAATAAAGTTGATGAGATGGATTAAAAGAGCAGCACAGACtaaaatattttgacttttaataATAAATGGATCACACATTTCCCATAATTAAACCCCTCAGTAGATTCTGTCCCTATACCTCCTCTGCCTTCTCAACACCCACTTCTTTCCAAATTGTTTCTTTCCAGTTTCTAACGTAGGctttctttaaagaaaaaaagtcctGCGTTCAGTTACCGTTATGAATTTAACTGGTGATAACATTCATCCAATTACAACAGGGAAACTCTGATTCAGACTTGGCATTTGTTAATACATAAGTATCTGAAAAGATAACAAATAAGGATAACTCACATCCGCTGAAGCCATGTTCCGAGTTATTAACCCCAAATCTAATGGACATAGAGTTATGTTGTcgataaacatttttttaatccttaCACAACCACCTGTGTACTCGTATTAACAAATCTTTCAATGATGTTCCATTCACACATTGTTAGCAGAAAGCAAGAAAACAGCCTTTATTCTGACCTGGAAGTGCTCACACCTGATTTACATATATGGTTCTTTTCCCTCAGACAAACTTGTGTAGTGTCAGCAGATAAACAGCTTTTGTTTGCTTCTTATTTGTAGCAGTTGTTACCAAGTGACACCAACAAAGTTTACGGATCCAATAAAATTACTCTGGATCTTATTTTTATCAGTAAATTAGAGATACCACCACCAGCGTCAGACTCCTGTTATCTATGACTGACGCGAACCTTTTCGCCTCTAGGCCGTTCCTAATTACGATTCAAACGATATGATGTCAGCCCAGAATAAGTCTCGAGCCCAAACTGAGATAACTCCAGCCCTTTATTACGGTTCTTTTCTCtaattaaaagaagaagaaaaaactccACTGGTAACCACAGAAAACATTACCTGACTTTGTTTGCACAGGCAGAGTAGGTCTCATCATGGCAGTTAAACCGAACCAGTGGAGGGCCCCTTCACAGTAAAaggaaatatcaaaatatacGGTTACAGATATGAAAATACAGGTTTTCTCCACTTTCTAAACTCCACGTTGAATCGGTCGTGTGCAGAATCTAAAGATGAAACTCTATTTTTTGAGTAAATAAGATAGAGTCAGTAGAACCACATCAGAAAGCTGAAAGGGTCAAGAAACATGGGAGCAGTGGTTCTGACTATATGCTACCTGTCTGTATGAGAGCGCCTCCATGTGGCTGTGTCACAACACAGCAGCCTTCACATCCTGCATGAGCCTTCTTCCATCCTcccttttcccctcctctcattGTTTCCGATGTTCTCCTCCTGCCTGTGTCAGTGGTAACCGTCCAACACTCTGACAGACTCAGAAAACTAAAAAAGGGaagatgattatgatgatgaagGGAGTGtaggtatttttatttttttgaggaAACACACTTAAATCTTTATTGCTCTGGATGAGTGTGGGTGATCGGGGGAAACACtgcttctcctttttctctctttctgtccttgTTTCTACCTCCCCTTGGCATttaactgttttgtttgtttgttaatttttgtttggtttctttctttttttgtatttgaacCTATATTTACTGTTTAGACTGTTGCTGAACCTCTCTGTGatatcaaaatgaaagaaaatgaacaaaaaaaacaccaagtGTCTTAAAATATTGTATTGCCATCGTTTTTAATGCCAAGTACTacttgtaaatgtttgtgtatcaAATGTGGCCTCAAATGAAACTgaactatattattattattatgattattcttattaatattatttgagCAGTTATTTTAAACAAGTGCTGTAGACCACTGCTGTGAAAGTAGTTGATTCTGTTCATTGAtatgtaataaatatttatgaaatTTGAACTGAccgatgtttttgtttttaaaaatcttaagtGGCGGCCCTTAAGTGGAAATCTTAAAACAAAACagctaaaaagagaaaaaactttaacaaaacacaaaagcaaataagaaaacacaatggttaaatgtgaaaacacgaccaacaacaaatgtgaaaacacaacggcaatatgtgagaaaacatcagcaaatgagaaaacacaatCTTAAATTATCTTACTCGGTCATGTTTGTTTTACCATCGCTACATTTGTCAGACTtctcctttatttctttatttctgtgtgatTGCTTTCTATGTAGTAGCCTAAAGCTTTTTTCTCAGGCTGGCTGCTTTACTGAATGAGTGTATGACAGAAACATAATTGATGCTCCTGAGGTTACATGTGGATGCTTTTTTTGACAGATATTTGAGTTTATCGAAGCTTTTATCACTTTGAGTGTCATCAACATATTGTCGTGATTTTTCCATGATAAAGAAACACACTCTTATTACCTGGATTAACAGGGTTTAATGTCTCCCAAGTCAAAGTGTGTCTGCCGGTGAAATACTGTgatatttactttaattacatAAAGTCAAAGATGTTATAAGTAGCTCCTGTGCTGCCATGCAGGTTAATGAGAGGTTCAGATGTGATGACGCACATTGTTTGTTCTCTGTCGGTGAAAACTGGAGCCAGCCGTGTGTTGATTGGTACTGTCTCTGTGTGGCCACAAGGTGGGGATAAATAAGGATGTAATTGCAATATGATGAAAGTTTACTGCTTTTTAATTTCTGCTGCTTAAGACAAGTTTACAACCACTGAGACCACCTACATTTCTATTCAGCTCATTAAACTACATTGTGATATAGCATGTTTTACAGTTCCATTAAGGTTAGGAGTAGGTTTAGGTtataaggttaaggttagggtataGGTAAGGGTTGGGCATTTAGTAACTATGATttaggttggtgtgtgtgtgtgtgtgtgtgtgtgtgtgtgtgtgtgtgtgtgtgtgtgtgtgtgtgtgtgtgtggtgggtgggtgggtgggtgtgtgtgtgtgagtgtgtgcaggcatgtgtgtgtggtgaaggaAGTGCTcaattatgttatttttatcCTTGGGTAAAAGTGCGGTACGTAATTGCTTTAAATTTTCTTAAAGTATTCAAAAGTAAAATCACTTCAACTACATCATTATGGCTGAGTGTATTATATGTGTTATGTAAGTGTGCTATGAGGTGGAGGAAAAGAGTAAGAGTTcccaaaaataaatctacttaagtaaaatacagatacatgaaaaatgaaacacagGAGAGGTGGAGTGGTATAGGAGGAAGGACATGTGCCTGTTTGTTCAAACCCTGTAGAGGCAGGTTGCTACGGCCACTCATGCATATAGACCCACCCCTGTTGCTGGCGTTTTATTAGCTTTAGGTTTCACTCAAATCATGTTTATTGTTAAGGGTCATTATTCAAAGACACGGCCATCCCACGCTCCCCTGGTCTGTTATATTTCCTTTGTGCAGAGATTAAAAACTATAATCACAAAACTTAGCTGCTCTTTAATTCCAAGTTTAGTCATCATCACTGGAGGGAAAGTCACACATGAGATTACCGGCAATACAATTTGGAAATTTGTTTCTGGGAACCAAATGCACGTGAAAATGTGCAAACGTCATGCTCATAATGCGGTGACACACTCAGAGCAAGCTGTAACCACATTCAGCACAAAAGCATGAGTGCCCAGGAGTCTATGGCTTCCCAGCACCGTCCAGCCCCTCAGCATATGAAAAAGAATACAGCACAGCCCAAAGGTCTTACACAATCAGCAGAGGAATGCTGGAGCTGTTCCGCAGACCTCTGGATCATCTCACCCTGGCACAGGGAAGTGGGGCCTCCCGACCCCTTAACAATACAGCACACTGTCTCTGCACAGCCAGGCAAAGTAAACACTGATCCATCTCCTAAAATGATTCAGATACTGGATTAACTGTGTTCAAATAAAGGATGGGTCGGCTCGGTTTGATTTATTCCTTACAAAATGTACGGTGAATAATAAAATACGATCACAATACttttaaaagctgttttcacagaTGAACTATTTCACATGCGCTTCTCCGCAGGTTCTAGTAAGTTACATTTCTCAGTACAAACTGTGTTAGTTTTTCCAACTCCTTTAAAGGCTTTTAAAGAGACACACAGTCTAACTTGAAAACTATTTAACTGAGTTGTCCATCATCATGCCAGGATCCATTATGTCTTGTTGAATGTAGCAATGCAAACAAACGCTAACACAACAGATGGAATATCCACACAGGAAACCGACGAGGCCGCCGTGAATAGGAGATCACATGAATGTTGGCCTGTGTTGtatgtaaacacaaaaaaaggggGTGAGGGATCAACACATTGTGCAATGCAGTGCTGGAAAATATTCCCCGAGAAGTTTGAGCCAAATGTCTGCAACTGTGAGTTTTAAATTCCATTGTCAACTTCAACAAAAACTGGTTTAAGAAACAACAAGATGAGCAACAAccttcatttgcattttaaatacacaaatacaatacaaaatgtcAACTTcaataaacttttaaaacattctCACAACAAAAATACTGACAAAATCTCACAAAACCCAGTGAAGGCGTGATCACACACACCTCGCAGTGTATTGCACTCTGGCATTCTTGTCTTTTTACGATCTCCCTCCCAGGAGTCTGCCCAGTATCCgcctcctgtttgttttctgacacAGGCCAACCTCAGGCCCTCGTCGATGGGTGTTTAAGCATATGATGCAACCGCCATGAGAATCTGCAGGGCCATCGAGACGCAAGGTATCTGTGCGAAGGTGTAGGCCAGGGAGCGGGTCGGTGCCTGTAGGGCCAGCAGGTAGGCAACACTGTGCAGCACGCGGCACACGAAGAAGACGAGGAAGTGGAGGCGGGCTACGGCCAGCGAGGGTCCGGTCAAAGAGTAGACGGCCCCCaggaagaggaaggggaggatgtTTTCCAAGTCATTACAATGAGCTCTGTAGGAGAGAAAGGCTTCCATCACACATCTCTTTTTACAAAATACGACAAAGGATTCTTCCTCTACTTCAGTGTCTCGTGAATTTGGTTATCTTGGTATTCTGGAGAATTGGATGTctaaaaaagggaaaaggtCTCGACAACATTGAATTTCCTACTGAGGTGACTCATCAGTTTAGTTCAGACCTGTTCATCTCAAATGAATCGTGATCTACAGCAGATGTGTGACTTTCCCTTTTTTGGCAGATCGGCCACGCtgttctctttcttcctttccATTGGGTTCAAATTCAGAATATTCTGGGAAGCGTGCCCGGTCAACAACTCTTGCAGAAAGTGCACGTTACAAAAGACGTGATTAGTTTGCAGGTTATTTGAAACGTTGcagcccccccccaaaaaaagcaCCAAAAACGTATAAATGCCTACCAATGCATTTCCCTTCACACATTCCATGGAAAATCCACAACAGACAGATaaggaaaaaagaaggaaaagttTATACCAGCAGGAAAACATCTGCTTTTCTAACGTCACGGATCATGACAAGTTCAAACAAAGTTAAGTGCTAAAGGCTGCCAACTCTTGTTAAATATCAGTGAAGGAAAACACATTGTCTCATTAAAGTGTTGCATGAGAAATATGAACAAAGTATTAGAGTCAGATTTGTAcgtcttatttgtttttttccattactTTTACACAATTTGACTCCTgcattttttataaaatactgTAGCAAGCCAAAGAACGTCCCACAGGCTTAAGTCAACATTGTGCATGATATTTTAACCTAACTCAACATCTAGTATGAAAATAAAGTATGAAATGATAAGATTACACTTCATTATTAGAATGTTCTTCCAAATtccaaagacaaaacaacatgcAACATCAAATAATGATCATGATGGCAGCGTGCTAATGTAGACACTGAGGGTTGGACAATATTTATGATGCTACCAGTGGTGAGAAGTTACGAACATGAGCAACATTTGGAAGAACTTTACAGGAGTACTTTCACTTATAGCCACATTTATTTGGAACCAacttaattcaattcaattaataatTGTGTCTATATTTCTCAGgattatagtttgttttggtcTCTGAAAGCTGTACaatgtaaagtattttatttaagtttttataaatataaaagcatGTCTTTCTGCTCTCACCTCCGGGATCTCTCCACATATGGGTCCTCTCTGTGATACTGTAAACCTCCATGTCTCATCGCGTCCTCAGGGTTGGCAAAAGCCTTTCAGGAAAGAACAAAACATAACTCAgtcagtaaaaaaacacagtctATGAGTTGATATTCATGCTGCGGTATGAAGTATCCTTCAGTCCCTCAGAATCCTGGACTCACCTTTTTACGCAGCCTCAGTTGCCCCGTTATAATCGCTAAGATGTACATTTTGACCACCAGCAACACTCCgtagaaaacaaaacaggagaaaacCTCGTTTCTTATCATGGCTGCCATAGCTGCTGTGATGAGGTGAATCCAGAGTGAGTTGCAGAGAGAGCCGCTCCGGGGCTGGTGCGTGCGTAAAAGCTGCACAAAGTGAATGTGCCTCTGAgcgcagggttttttttttgtagcgtTACTGACGTCAGCAGCCACTCAGCGATGATGGCAGGTTAATCAGACGAGACGTGTCATTCATGTTTCATTCAGCCTCTTTCTCCACCATTTCGAAATGTATGCCCTGAGGCTTCGTTTAAATACGCTTGTAACTGTTGAGTGACTTTAGTTAGAAAGTAAAACTAAAGGAGGGCGAGGTGGTTGCAACAGCTGTCTGCATTTCTCAAACACAACTTAGACTAAAGCAACCAGATCTTAATCTACGATTACACatgacatatattttttttatttattgtagtGGAAGAAGTCAGATTTTGACAAAAACTCTTTATAAACATAATATCAATCGTTTTTCCTAAATTATGTAAGTAGCATTTTATTATTGTGGCTGGTAATTTGAAGCAAATTTGAACTATTTGGCATTTTGTTGGATTTTAAGATCATCTAAACAGTTATTTTTCCTGCAGAAGCTTCACAGGGACCTTAGGCAAAGTGGATCAGGGAGCCGCACATTGAACTAAACAAAAATGGTTTAATCAGCCATTCTCGGGGGTCCCCTCTTAGCTTGGAGTCTTTAGTAATTGTCTGCTTTGTCTATACCCTGTGGCAACACCCCTGGTTATCAGATGAATATTTTagtaaaacatttgatatttctCTCTAAAGTGTAGTGGAGTTGAAAGATGACGTATAAAATGGTTCTTGAGTAAGTAAGTTCAGAATATAAATCTTTATGATGTTTCTCAGCCAGGGGGCTCTGACCCAGAGACCCTGTATGAAGAGACTGTTGACATTCCAGGttttaaagcaaataaaacgacctcaaagagacacacaaacactataaaGATACCACAACCAtcacaaaatgtaaaaccagacacacacaattataagaaaagttgaaaaataaacacagcacgATGAGGAATAACCACAAAGTGACAACAAATGCAGCCACATAGCTGAAAGGATGTGTTGTGTCTCAAACGTCTGTGTGCAGAAGCAAATATTCTCATAATCAATTCATGACTGCAGGTTATTGAGAATAAGGGAAGCTATTTATGAACGTTATATATAGTTCAAGTTATTTTTGTGAATCATTCATGGAACTGAAtacataatattaatatttaactaTTAACAATGTACAGTTCAAACAGTAGGAGAGagtaatgtatttttaaatttgtgtctTAACACTATTGTACACAAAAATCTAACCGTACCAGTCTGCCGCACCCTCTATCTTCTTAAGATCAGCAGTTTTGGCAAACCTCCGTGACTTAAAtcctatctgtgtgtgtctgtgtgtgtgcgtgtgatgcTGTTGGCTGAGAAAAAACTTTCCTTGACATGACCCAGTGGTTTGAGTCAGAGACTGACTATTTGACTTGCGGAGCCAGCACATCTTTTCTTTTGCGTACACTGTGGTGGTCAGACCAAAACAGGGGCTGTTGAGGTTTGTTGCAAAACAAAGGAAATTTTCATTTTGAGTCATGAGTCTGATGGTGCCATGATTCTGCTCCTCAGTTGTTCAGCACAACATTATTTTACACTGTACGGTgttagaaatacattttgttgatgCCAGCAGAGGTTTAATGTATGAAGTTATATCCCTAACATTCGCAGGTGGTTGACCTTCAAACAcccaagggatattcaccatctcgtcctatattctaaaatgatTCCACTTGTCCAGTGTATATtcatcatgtttatttacaaGTTTATATTCTGACGCCTCTTGGGTCAGGTGTCAGCCTTCGGCCCCCTGACTCTGCCAGTCCAAGGTGAGGGAGCTGCCCGAGCTGGTGTCGTCACAGCAGTCCTCAGCGTCAGAGAAGGACGACATGTAGTGTAGGCCGGTCACTCTGTGGTAGCCTCCTTGCTGCATGTGTGGGAAGGCGGTGAGCTCCGTGGCCCTGTGGCCTGTCCGTCTCACTGTCACAGTCCACATGTCGACCAGCTGGGAACAGATGGCGCAGCCCATGGTGTGTGTGCGCAGGTCAGGAGACAGATTACACAGGGATACACAGTTTctctacacactcacacaggcttCATTAGTCCATTTTGCTGGTGAGGGCAGGAAGCAAGAAACATATTAATACATGCTTATATAATAATAGGTGATATGTAATACCTATGACACAGAATTACATTTACTTAAATATTCTGCTGTAATATTCCAGTATACTTATTATATATTGTGGAATCTATCTGTATGATATCATAGCTCATCCAAATTACTGCTGTTTCATACATTGTTTAAACAGGACCACAAACAGTATgttatatattcaccagctatATCTCAataaaaggcaaaaaaagaTATTTCTGCATGACTTAAACTGAATTATCTtagttttaattattcattttatatattgttttgtATGTCTTCTTTGTACTATGTGTATTCTGTTTTATAATGGCACTGCGTATTCACTGTTTTATCTTTACTTTCTaaatttctttttcaaagtgCAATTTAAATAAAGCATATTACAATTACTCTAAATATTAAGGCAACAGACATGTGGAGTGGTTGAATATATtctaacatattttaaaacagaGTCCATACAATCGTCTGTGAGGGTTTCCTGGATAcgtaaaccttttttttcctccaccaaATGTTTGCGAGCGGGGGAAAGGGAGGTGCAGCACAAAGTATcataaaacaaaagaggaaatcaAGTTCTGTCCTGTTTTAACGCAACCAAAACACCACAACAGTCGCAGCATCCAGCCCTGCCTGTAGGGCCCGACCAGCATGAGTTAAAAAGGCCAGGAGGACTCTTTAGGTGTTATCCATTTTCCCCTTGCTGTCAGACACGGCATGTAAATATTTACAGGAGGTTGTTGTTGCAGAGATCCAGAGACGAGTTCACAGAGAGAGTGAATCCACTCCCAGTCCAGGAGACAACTCATATGGCGACTTGCTTCTCTGACTAAACTGAAGCATGATCAACATCGAGGCTCCTCATGAGGGTCCATACTACTGTGATTGATCAATTCCTTCCTGTGGCATTCTGTTGATCCTCTCTTCAGCTTGGTCACACACAAGTGTCACCTAAGAGTTTATATAATAAAAGCCTATGGAAAGAAATAGATTGGAAGTTACTTAGTGGCAGATTAATACAGAGAATCCATTGTCACTAATCAGGACAAGATGTTTTTTTGAAATGATCAGTAATCGTCGATCAAACTTCATTTGTAGACCATCTTTCATTCAGGTCAGTAAAGTTCAGTTTGCAGAAAACATGGCTGATAATAAGATGATAcgaatggaaatggaaaatgaatttgaaactaatgaacacaagaaaaaaataatggaaatatgttaataaaaccaataaaatattcaatagagataaaataatatgattAATCAAAAGCTATACGAGGTCAAATAGATAGGAAGGaataatatgttttaaaacatggatATATTAGGAATACATgatgacataaaataaaaaatcaaatcaaacaccaGGCTAGAGAAGCAGATTTTAACTTTAAAGCTTCTCTTAGATTCTCGACAAGGATTCCTTACAGCAAGGAAGATATtctaaaaataatacaaacactgacaacCTGGTAAGGGCTTAAAAATAGATGTTCTGTGGCAAACATCCATTTCATCCTTTTGAACACAGCATGGAACCAGTGCTACTCTGAGGTAAAACAGGGCGGATCCACTTGAGTGTTAGTAATTCggaatattaaaaatgtagatGTAAACCAGACAGAATCCATTTTGTactcacagctgcagcagcaaagacaACACTGTTATTTCAGCTACTAATGCACCAATAGGAACTTTTCTATGCGCACTGCACAATGAGTCAACGAAGGTTCATTCTCATATCGACAGACACATTTCTCTGCATATTTTGTAATAATTGCAACTACTAATACAGCTCAAAACCGCCCGCCCTGCTAAATCTATCATCTGACCTTCAACATGTAAAGCAAGTCATTAGTAAGAATGAGAATGACTTTAatggtgaggatgaggaggaccaGTGGTCTGCTGCTGCTTGCCACACCCATCCCAtcccagtacacacacacagcagaggcgACCGTCCTTTACACCAGCCTCAGACTCCCCCTGCTCCCCTGGATTCACAATCTGCTGATTTATTATTCAATGGCGTGTACATCGAACACTGTGACATATTTCATTATCGATCAATATCACTGGTGTCTAATCCAAAACACACCCTGCAGAGCGTTAAAGTAAGCACCGCCGGCTTCAGTGTAACCTTCATGTCAGTAATATGTGACCGAGCCGaggctgtgtgtttgcatcacaaacacacacagtgcaggaAACATGCCACTGTTTTgggtgatgtgatgtgtgtccAGGTTAAAGTCAATCCCCCgacacagtttttatttggattttggGTCTTACCTGAATTGTTCGGTGGTTCTGCTCTCCTGT is part of the Paralichthys olivaceus isolate ysfri-2021 chromosome 18, ASM2471397v2, whole genome shotgun sequence genome and encodes:
- the ptges gene encoding prostaglandin E synthase, which codes for MAAMIRNEVFSCFVFYGVLLVVKMYILAIITGQLRLRKKAFANPEDAMRHGGLQYHREDPYVERSRRAHCNDLENILPFLFLGAVYSLTGPSLAVARLHFLVFFVCRVLHSVAYLLALQAPTRSLAYTFAQIPCVSMALQILMAVASYA